A genomic stretch from Pieris napi chromosome 18, ilPieNapi1.2, whole genome shotgun sequence includes:
- the LOC125058320 gene encoding RNA-binding protein Musashi homolog Rbp6 isoform X2 — protein sequence MNVFYWIGALGGLEMVDGELAAHVLSAQAAAHAAATAAAHQQQQQIAVQQIKNSPSSGRSTPVATNTGTTSPSPSKLFVGGLSWQTSSEKLREYFAMFGAVTDVLIMKDPVTQRSRGFGFITFQEASSVDKVLAVPVHTLDGKRIDPKHATPKSAPKPTKTKKIFVGGVGQDTSAEEVRAYFSQFGLVEDAVMLMDQQTKRHRGFGFVTFHSEEAVERVCDIHFHTIKNKKVECKRAQPKEAVAATPLALGKRLVLRPGRGLVYAGGVGAVPTVGAHAYRYAPYALPSGATAATALVAPPAPAPAPAMPQFGASYSLAGVDMSSFQGIDWSAMYGVPMYI from the exons atgaatgTGTTTTATTGGAT CGGTGCGCTTGGAGGCTTGGAGATGGTGGACGGAGAATTGGCAGCTCATGTGCTGAGCGCACAGGCTGCTGCCCATGCTGCGGCTACGGCTGCTGCTCATCAGCAGCAACAACAGATCGCTGTTCAACAAATAA AAAACTCGCCGTCGTCGGGCCGGTCAACACCTGTCGCTACAAACACTGGTACCACATCACCGTCGCCGAGTAAACTGTTTGTTGGAGGTCTCAGCTGGCAGACCAGCTCTGAGAAGCTCAGGGAATACTTTGCTATGTTTGGAGCTGTCACAGATGTTCTCATCATGAAAGATCCTGTCACTCAG CGTTCGCGCGGCTTCGGTTTCATCACATTTCAGGAGGCCTCATCCGTAGACAAAGTCCTCGCCGTGCCGGTGCACACTCTGGACGGAAAACGCATCGACCCAAAACACGCCACGCCCAAATCTGCCCCGAAAccgactaaaacaaaaaagatatTCGTGGGCGGCGTCGGGCAAGACACTTCCGCGGAGGAGGTCCGCGCTTATTTCTCGCAATTCGGGCTCGTCGAAGACGCGGTCATGCTCATGGACCAGCAGACGAAGCGCCATCGCGGCTTCGGGTTCGTCACTTTCCATTCCGAGGAGGCGGTCGAGCGCGTCTGCGACATTCACTTCCACACGATTAAGAACAAGAAGGTGGAGTGTAAGCGCGCGCAGCCGAAGGAGGCGGTGGCCGCCACGCCCCTGGCTCTAGGCAAAAGATTGGTCCTTCGGCCCGGGCGCGGTCTGGTGTACGCGGGCGGCGTGGGCGCGGTGCCCACGGTAGGCGCCCACGCCTACCGCTACGCTCCGTACGCTCTGCCCTCCGGCGCCACCGCGGCCACGGCGCTCGTGGCTCCGCCGGCGCCGGCCCCGGCCCCCGCCATGCCGCAGTTCGGCGCCTCGTACTCCCTGGCCGGCGTCGACATGTCGTCCTTCCAGGGCATCGACTGGAGCGCGATGTACGGAGTGCCCATGTACATCTAA
- the LOC125058320 gene encoding RNA-binding protein Musashi homolog Rbp6 isoform X1, which produces MLFENPNAKLFPAFNIPPPVRLSGALGGLEMVDGELAAHVLSAQAAAHAAATAAAHQQQQQIAVQQIKNSPSSGRSTPVATNTGTTSPSPSKLFVGGLSWQTSSEKLREYFAMFGAVTDVLIMKDPVTQRSRGFGFITFQEASSVDKVLAVPVHTLDGKRIDPKHATPKSAPKPTKTKKIFVGGVGQDTSAEEVRAYFSQFGLVEDAVMLMDQQTKRHRGFGFVTFHSEEAVERVCDIHFHTIKNKKVECKRAQPKEAVAATPLALGKRLVLRPGRGLVYAGGVGAVPTVGAHAYRYAPYALPSGATAATALVAPPAPAPAPAMPQFGASYSLAGVDMSSFQGIDWSAMYGVPMYI; this is translated from the exons CGGTGCGCTTGGAGGCTTGGAGATGGTGGACGGAGAATTGGCAGCTCATGTGCTGAGCGCACAGGCTGCTGCCCATGCTGCGGCTACGGCTGCTGCTCATCAGCAGCAACAACAGATCGCTGTTCAACAAATAA AAAACTCGCCGTCGTCGGGCCGGTCAACACCTGTCGCTACAAACACTGGTACCACATCACCGTCGCCGAGTAAACTGTTTGTTGGAGGTCTCAGCTGGCAGACCAGCTCTGAGAAGCTCAGGGAATACTTTGCTATGTTTGGAGCTGTCACAGATGTTCTCATCATGAAAGATCCTGTCACTCAG CGTTCGCGCGGCTTCGGTTTCATCACATTTCAGGAGGCCTCATCCGTAGACAAAGTCCTCGCCGTGCCGGTGCACACTCTGGACGGAAAACGCATCGACCCAAAACACGCCACGCCCAAATCTGCCCCGAAAccgactaaaacaaaaaagatatTCGTGGGCGGCGTCGGGCAAGACACTTCCGCGGAGGAGGTCCGCGCTTATTTCTCGCAATTCGGGCTCGTCGAAGACGCGGTCATGCTCATGGACCAGCAGACGAAGCGCCATCGCGGCTTCGGGTTCGTCACTTTCCATTCCGAGGAGGCGGTCGAGCGCGTCTGCGACATTCACTTCCACACGATTAAGAACAAGAAGGTGGAGTGTAAGCGCGCGCAGCCGAAGGAGGCGGTGGCCGCCACGCCCCTGGCTCTAGGCAAAAGATTGGTCCTTCGGCCCGGGCGCGGTCTGGTGTACGCGGGCGGCGTGGGCGCGGTGCCCACGGTAGGCGCCCACGCCTACCGCTACGCTCCGTACGCTCTGCCCTCCGGCGCCACCGCGGCCACGGCGCTCGTGGCTCCGCCGGCGCCGGCCCCGGCCCCCGCCATGCCGCAGTTCGGCGCCTCGTACTCCCTGGCCGGCGTCGACATGTCGTCCTTCCAGGGCATCGACTGGAGCGCGATGTACGGAGTGCCCATGTACATCTAA